The Halostagnicola larsenii XH-48 region AACGCGTACAACAGACCGATCCCCGCCATGGAGAGTAATCCGAAGAAACCGATCGCGATGACTATGGCCAGCAATTGCATCGGATTGTCGCGGAGTTTGCGCCATTGACGGCGAATCTCCGTTCGACCGATAGTCCAGACGTGGCTCATCGCTGCGGAGCGACCTACCCCGCTCACAGGCTTCTCACCACTCGTTGTGACCGCATCGATTTCGATGGCTCGAGTCGCCTTCGACCCGCTGACACCAGCCGGCTGACTTCGCCTCTCATCCGTTATTCACCTACGACTGGTGCGCTGTGGTCGGTCGTCACCGAGAGGAAGACGTCCTCGAGAGTGGAGCCTTCTGCGGCCTCGAGCGTTCCCGTCAGCGCCTCTGGATCGCCCTCTTCGACGATTCGGCCCTGATAGAGCACGCCCACGAGGTCGGCGAGTTCCTCGACGACAGAGAGGATATGCGTCGAGAGGAAGACGGTGTGGCCTTCATCGGCGACCTTGGCGAGGACATCGAGAACCGTCCGCGCCGCGCGGGGGTCGAGTCCGGACGTCGGTTCGTCGAGGAAAACGACATCGGGTTCGTGGAGCAACGCCTGGATAAGACCGATCTTCTGGCGCATCCCTTTCGAGTAGGCTTCGATCCGTTTGGCGGAATCG contains the following coding sequences:
- a CDS encoding ABC transporter ATP-binding protein → MNAITATDLTKRFDGTVVVDQLDLVVPRGTVYGFLGPNGAGKTTTMRMLTTLTRPTSGSATIMGEPITDRDAVRSSIGYLPEDPPVFDELTGREQLEYYARLRDIPEETANKRINGWLDRFDLRGDSAKRIEAYSKGMRQKIGLIQALLHEPDVVFLDEPTSGLDPRAARTVLDVLAKVADEGHTVFLSTHILSVVEELADLVGVLYQGRIVEEGDPEALTGTLEAAEGSTLEDVFLSVTTDHSAPVVGE